One segment of Mustelus asterias unplaced genomic scaffold, sMusAst1.hap1.1 HAP1_SCAFFOLD_106, whole genome shotgun sequence DNA contains the following:
- the LOC144484392 gene encoding uncharacterized protein LOC144484392: protein MNKEQQQAIRPHQPALSFNNIMADLIVTSNLTPPTPNNLSLTMEKPWKCGDCGTGFNYPSELETHRRIHTGERPFTCPVCGKGFTQSSSLYTHQHVHTGERPFTCLQCGKGFNALSNLQTHYQVHSDQRPFKCCDCGKSFKSKTDLLIHQRTHTGERPFICSVCGKGFTQSSHLLTHQSVHTDQRPFKCSDCEKNFKSKKDLLIHQRTHTGERPFICSVCGKGFTCSSQILKHRFVHTDQRPFNCSKCEKTFKSKKDLLKHQNTHTGERPFICSLCGKGFTRLAHLLRHYRVHTGERPFTCPVCCQEFIDTSDLLIHRRVHTGERPYTCLRCSKRFTQSSHLTTHQLVHTDQRPFECSDCEKRFKSKQNLLKHQRVHTGERPFNCSMCGKGFAQSNNLLKHQQVHRRQQGLDSAVIAAVHHTQD, encoded by the coding sequence ATGAACAAGGAAcagcaacaggccattcggccccaccagcctgctctgtcatttaataacatcatggctgatctgatagtgactTCAAATCTCACCCCACCTACGCCCAATAACCTGTCGttaaccatggagaaaccatggaaatgtggagactgtgggacggGATTTAATTACCCGTCTGaattggaaactcatcgacgtattcacactggggagagaccgttcacctgtcccgtgtgtgggaagggtttcactcagtcatccagcctctaCACACACCAGCATGTCCATACCGGTGAGAGGCCATTTACTTGtcttcaatgtgggaagggatttaatgctTTATCAAACCTCCAGACTCACTACCAAGTTCACTCTGatcagagaccgtttaaatgttgtgactgtgggaagagttttaaaagtAAAACGGATTTATTgattcaccaacgcactcacactggggagaggccattcatctgctccgtgtgtgggaagggattcactcagtcatcccacctcctgacacaccaaagtgttcacactgatcagagaccatttaaatgttctgactgtgagaagaactttaaaagtaaaaaggatttactgattcatcaacgcactcacactggggagaggccgttcatctgctccgtgtgtgggaagggattcacttgttcatcccagaTCCTGAAACACCGatttgttcacactgatcagagacctttcAATTGTTCTAAAtgtgagaaaacatttaaaagcaaaaaggatcttctgaaacaccaaaacactcacactggggagaggccgttcatctgctctctctgtgggaagggattcactcgattagcCCACCTTCTgagacactatcgagttcacactggggagaggccgttcacctgccctgtgtgttgtCAGGAATTCATTGATACATCTGACCTTCTgatacaccggcgagttcacactggagagagaccttacACTTGCCTCCGGTGCagcaagagattcactcagtcatcccacctgactacacaccaacttgttcacactgatcagagaccttttgaatgttctgattgtgagaagagatttaaaagtaaacagaatctgctgaaacaccagcgagttcacactggggaaaggccgttcaactgctccatgtgtgggaagggattcgctcagtcaaacaacctgctgaaacaccagcaagttcacaggcgacagcaggggttggattctgctgttattgctgctgttcatcacacccaggactga
- the LOC144484405 gene encoding uncharacterized protein LOC144484405 has product MEGKSTIHSGKKSYTCSVCARDFSQSSGLSRHKCSHNREKPWKCGDCGKRFNYPSQLEIHQRGHTGQRPFTCCVCGKGFINSSNLMTHQSVHSEDRPFKCLDCGKCYKNCQELMYHQRVHTDERPFRCSQCGTGFRQSSHLTVHQRTHTGERPFTCSECGKRFTQSSQLLKHQRAYEHKN; this is encoded by the coding sequence atggaaggaaaaagcaccattcacagtgggaagAAATCGtacacatgttctgtgtgtgCGCGAGACTTCAGCCAATCATCCGGCCTGTCAAGACACAaatgcagtcacaacagggagaagccgtggaaatgtggggactgtggaaagagattcaattacccatcacagctggaaattcatcagcgTGGTCACACAgggcagaggccattcacctgttgtgtgtgtgggaagggattcattaattcatctaacctgatgacacaccaaagtgttcacagtgaggacagaccttttaaatgtctggACTGCGGGAAGTGTTATAAAAATTGTCAGGAACTAATgtaccatcaacgtgttcacactgatgagagaccattcaggtgctctcaatgtgggactgggttcagacaatcatctcatctcactgtacaccagcgcactcacactggggagaggccattcacctgctctgagtgtgggaagagattcactcagtcatcccagctgctgaaacaccagcgagcatacgaacataaaaattag